TTTAAAAAGACAAGTTACAAGATGTGATTTGTTAGATCACATAGTTTAAAAAagttggatacataatgtaagTAATGAAAGAGCTATTAAACCAAGAATTTGGTAATAATACTCTTTACTTTGACCAAATTAAGAAGGATACTTGTGCACTTGATTTAGGAACCTCGACCCTTACGGCCTCGTTTCCCTCTTCCTCGCGCTGTCATCCATTCCATTCCTTAGTACTTTTGTGCAGGCTTGATCAACCTACCTTTTCTTGTCACACTTCCAAATTCATCCATTTGCTCGGTAATATGAAAATCACTTTCCATACCATCAACCTCTTGGTTGGACTCGGTTGAAAGAAAGGTCATGGTTAAAGGATCATTTCTTGAGTGTGTAATACCCTCATTAATGATAATATCTGATGGAACATCGTCCATAATCTGTAAAGAAGTGTGAGCAGATGACGAACCTGCTAGTGTAGAGGCTAATGTAAATTTGGCATCCGAAGATAAATGGCAGAAAATAGTAGAGCTATCCTCTTGAGAAGTAGCTACCCGAATAGAGAAAAAACCTGCTGATGGAGGTAAAGTCGACTGAGAGTTGGAGCCTGTGGCTATTGTTACCGAAGAGTATGTGGGGCAGCTAGGTGGCATTAAATGATCCTTTGGCTCAACACCAGCTTGTGTTTCCGTTTCTGAGTTTTCAACTTGTACCATCTTTTCATCTGATACAACATTGATCTGAGCTTGTTCCCTTTCAGTTTCAATCTCTGGTGCTCCATTTGACATATCTTCAGTAAAGCATGTATCCACACACGTTTGGGGAGCTGGCAGGAGGCATCTCTTTTCTTTATGCCCTAACTGTCCACATCTGCCACACATACTCGGAATCCAAGTGTATTCAACATCCACCAAAAATATATTACCTTGTTTGTCATCCAAGGCAATTTGCTTTGGGAAGGGCTTGTCAAGTTCTACTTCAACTAGTAACTTTGCTTCTCCCAAAGTAGTCGGATCAAGGCGAGGTTTGTGCGTTTGCATAGGCTCACCAAGTCCTGATGCAACGTGACTGAGACCTAATCTTGAGTAGCAACAATCCGGGACATTTTTGAGGTTTACCCAAACCGGAATAGTTGAAATTTCAGGGACTTTGATGAGTGAGTTCACTGGTTTCCAAGGTGAAACGAACAACAAGCAGTCATCAACGTGCCATACACCTCTCTGAACTACCCATTGTCGAGTTGATTCATGGGGAATGTGAAACATATAAGACGACTCACTTATCTTACGACAACCTATTCTACAGGATCTTCCCCACAACCTATTCACTACGGCATGAATTAAACCTCCAGGCGGAAGAGAGCAACGATGAAACTGACCAATAACATACTCTTTTTTATTCTCCGGTCCTAAGGTTAGTACTTGTGAAGGAATTGAAACCTGAGGAGTTCCGTCGAGTCTGAATGTAGGCTTGGCAGCTCTATAAAGATTCCTGGTGGCCGGGTATATTCTAGCAGCCCATGGAAATCTTAGCGTTCCATCATATTTAAGCTCCGGAACCGGTATCTTCTGAACCGGTATAAGAGGAAACTCTCTAACAGCAGTTTGGTGATCTTTTTTCTTCTGGTTTTGACCAAGTCCATCATTCAATGATGGCCAGAAGGAGTCAAGGAGATTGTTGAGGTATTTTGGGTCAAAATCAGATGGTGTTGGAGGAGTAGCAGGCGGAGCAAATGCCAGAGGTTTAGCCCATGCTCCCATTGATGGAAAGAAACTTGGTGGGTTAGATAATTGCTCTCCAACATCCTCCAAAGAATGGACAACTGCAGTGTCTCTCTTAGATTCTTCATCCAAGGTATGAGCTTTTGCTATCTCAGAGATTACCAATGGCAATGATTCTTCAACTACGGCAATGGACTCATGGGTGATAGAGGAATCAGCAGGACGAAGATTTTCGGCGGTTGATTGAATGGTGGTTGCAGGAGGAGTGTCAGAGAACTCGTCGTCGCAGGGAGCCGCATTTACAGAAGAAGCTTCGGCTGTTTGAATCGAAGCTTCGATTGCAGAGGAGTAAGCCGGCGAGGAGCAGTTAGAGACGTTGATTGGAGACGTCGTTTTCGTTAGAGCTTCGATTTCATCTGGGGGTTTCAGAGCCATGTGAAAGAACAGAGCACGAGACAGAGAGACGTTAAGTTTGTTGGGTTCGTAAAGAGGAGACGAGGCCGGATCTGGAACTCGTGGTGGGCGACGCGCCGGAGCAACGTCGGGGATCGAGCGACTGGCCGGTGagctttttctcttttttttcttctttttttttttttcaactaaagATGGTATTCTTAGAAGATCTTGACATTGGTGTTTTACACGTTTCTAGCTTACCTGTCCATCGTTGGTGAATAGTGAAAACCAAGACAAAGAACGCTGAAGCGAGAGAAGAatagagaaggagagagagagaggagaaagagCTTTCTCCACTAGGCTAAGTTAAATGGATTGAAGACCAGAGAGAAAAGGTCTAGactttggagagagagagagagaagaagtaTATACGTGTGTTGATGAGCGGGAAAGTGGACTAAGTTCGTTTACTCCCGAACCTAAAAGCTTCTCAAGAACACAATTAGACCGTGTCCAATccatctctataatagagatctctaaaatagaggtAAAAATATAGATGATATTTTTGCTCCAATGtgttcctctataatagaggaatgctatatttgcttctataaatagaggaatgctatttttttctctatatttagggggaaaaaatagtatttctctatttataaaGGTAAATATAGTATTCCTCTATTATAGAAAAACACATTGGAGCAAAAATatcatctatatttttttctctattttagagatctCTATTGTAGAgatgagttggagatgctcttaaaaAACGTCAGGTTCAGATATTTGGTTCGGATAACAAACCTGACGTTTGTAAGGTTCTGTGCAACTTCTAAGCATTGGGAGAGCTATTATATGTACGTATGTGGTTTCCATAGGGCCAGGCTACCTTGTTCACCAAGCTTAAAAAGTTCACGTTTTAACGATTTACGTTGTAGCTGTAATGTTGTTTATACTCGGTGAAGAAATACCTCAATAAGTGGTAAAAATGGCAATTTATGAAACTTCACCTGGACTTCAAAAGAGAATATGATTGGTAAACATAAAAGTAACTGAGAGATTAAATTAGGATAGTTAAAAGAGAAAGTCAACATTAAAgaacataataaaaattaaaaccagTTTAACTGATATAGTCATTCAAAATCAAGAGAAAAgaagtaattttttaaaaaatatattttttctctatCAAATACAAAAGAGTAATAAATTTATAACTCTGCTTATGACAATCGGTCATATCTAACTTGTTAAATTTGTTGACAATTTTAAACAGTTTCATCATTATTTCTAGAAATTTAAAGATGATGTGATTATTCACTGAGTAATCACATCATCTCATTTAAAAATCTAtctattattagttttaatattcaaaataattaaaatatgataaatgaattattttacaatataatagttgatgaaaataaaaataaatttgttttaaatcacTGATttatctttagtagttatacaTTTGTTTTTACTAGTAACCagtaaaaacaattatttttcaCTTAATTGGTTagcctattaaaaaataatggcATTGCAGTCGCATAGATTACGTTCATGCTGTAACGTTATTTTACGTTCCTACTAATGGATTACGATATAGCACTTTACGTTCTACCATGTTGTTTATACTTAGGTGAATAAAAACTTAATCAAAAAAGGACAATCACCTTACTAAGTAGTAAAAATGGCAAACcttttatcaacaaaaaaagtAGTGAAAAATGGCAATTTACTAACCTCAActgcaaaaatatatatatatatatatatattcggagAAAGGGTGGGAAGTGGACCTATCATCTCAAGtgagagtttttattttttttggaccaAAAGTTATATCTCTATCTGTGACACTCAGTCATATCTAACTTGTTAAATTTTGTTGACAAATTAAAACAGTTTCATcattacttttataaatttaaagatGATGTgatagtgtttcaaaaaaaaaaagaaagatgatgTGATCATTCATTTGTTGTTGATCTTAAATGAGCGTTGTTGATTTATATCTAGATTTAATCGAAATGTTCTGGCTAACATGtcagaataaatatatatatatatattttttttgataaaccgTGTGTTTCCGGTGGCCGTGGTCAACCGACTATTCCCACGAGGCCCACGGCACTCCACGTATTCTTGGGATTTAACCCTAGCCCGGGTGGCCAACGCGAGTCGAATCTGCGGGGAGCGTATTGGTTCTGGACCTCAACTACCTCTAGACCAACCGCGTTggttagaataaatatattttctaacccctttatttaaaatgaaaaatggatGTTCTCACGGAGTCCTGAACTAGCTGTTGCTTGTAAAGTATGGAAGGCTTTGAATGACAGCCAGTCATATTTAATTGTTCTGAtttattatgttaattttaataaccatttaaacaataattttatataatagtaAGTTTAGATAAGATGTTCGCATCCATTTATTATTAGTTGtaatattagaaataatttaaaagtgaTTAAAAGAattttacttaaaaataatcattaacaaaatttatcCAATATAATAatcaatgaaaatgaaaagaaacttGTTTTAAATCACTCATGCgtagttaatatttttgaaaatgttatacGAACCATTAACGAAAAATAACTTACACGCAATCTACACTAAAAAGTGTCGTTGTAGTACAGTGGTATGTATTCCCGCCTGTCACGCGGGTGACCCGGGTTCGATACACGGCAGcggctatttttattttaaacgttttttttgggttaaaatTTATTCGATGTTACTTGAGCTTCTTACTAAGAGAGATTGAGTCCACGGACCTATCTTTTAAGGCccatgttgttctcgagaatctccttttttatcattttgttaAATGAAAAAGGTGCAGAAGTCCTTTGCATATTTGTCGTAAGCATCATCAACTTTTGTCACAAAGAAAAAGGTGCGAATGGAATTATATTATATGGAATGGGAACACTAAGCAACCACCcaaaaaaagaatcaagaacACTTTAAGTAATGTGATTAAGTGGTGAGAGTAAACGTTTCATCGGCTTCTAGACTAGAAGCAATTCTCTCCATGATATCAGAAACAAGAACCATTGAGTGACTACAAAGACCATTCAGTGCAATGAAGAAGACAAAATGTTCTTATGAAGAAGACAAAATTCATTTATAAGACTGATGTTTCTGGGGGGTAAAACCATACACATTCATGAGTCCCTGACAGTCACACAGAAGGCAACGTTACATAAATACTACACATTTgccaatctctctctctgtatGTCAGTCAGGAACTCATTATCATAGATTTGTTTGGGCATTATTATTGCTTTTATCCATGAAGAcagattaaatatttattgttttatatattagtttgtAGTGCTTGATGAATATCAGTGATCCCCGTAAAGAACCTTACGTGGATCAAGCTGACCACTGCAGTAGCTTGATGAGACGATAGAGAGTTCCTGCCTGCCTCTCCATTCCTCACATGGTTTCAACAAGATTGGAGTTTCTATAGCACCAGAGTCTACACATAGCATTGTTGTGTAGTCCTCGTCCCCCATGTCAGCAATACTCTTTGCCTTCTTGTCCCATGGGTTCCACACAACTGCTCACACCAAACATAACATTAGTATCACATTAGAACTTATTAAGCTTATTTGAATCATGTCTGGACTAAAGAAATCTCTCTATATCAACCTGCATTTGGCATGCCTTCCTTTCGCAACTCGATAGTTCTCTTTCTCTCATGATCTATGATTGCAATCTTTGTCGGCGTGTTCAAGTACACTCTATCAATCTGCAAGGAAGGCAGAGAGTAGTAGGTTGAGATTCTGTTCTGTTTTTAGTAGTTAGCGCTGAGAACAAAAGGAATGGACTGAATCACCTACCTCACCGTCAAAGGTTATTGCATCTGCCTGCTCAGTGAATCTTTCTCTACGCATCAAGTTGTCCAGATAATCAAGAGTCTCCAAACCTTCAACCCTAACTTCACTGCAAAATCATGATGTTACAATAACTCATGATGCTTTTAATTGAGCCCACAGATAAAACAGAGGAAAAGAGACACACCTTATGTCAGATACATATAAGTAGTTACGAAGTGCAAACATAAAGGAGAATGCCTTGGGGTCCGTGTTCCTCACACGCGGGATTATAGTAAGTTTGCCAGGACTGATAGATATGCGAACACGAAGCTCAAAGCTGCAACAACATAAGCAAACATGGAATTGTATATTAAGCCAAGAGATGAAGACATGAAATGGACTAACGGACGATACAAACCTATGAGGCCATATTTTCAGATCATCTTCAGTAGACTTCAACACTAAATCAACAGTTGATTGCTGGTTAGCAGGAGGGAGAGGCGAAGGATCGTTATCAAAAGACCAGAACCTGTTCCTGGCAAATCCATGTCGCTCGAGTGCACCGAAGTTACCAAACTGTGGAAAACAGATAGGTAACCCTCCCCTGATCGCCTTAGGCGGCTTCATTTGCGcctaaaaaatgaaacaaagttaattataaaaaacaTCTGATACATGaactcattcttcttcttcttctcctctaaaagcataattttaaacattatctgaTACATGCCGGAAAATAAAGCtggctaagaagaagaagaagaatagaaTCATTTTTTCATCTCTATCAACACACCAAAGTTTATAGATAAAGATATGAAAGCGACAAACCAAAGATATTAAATGCTGCCAAGATTGAGTTTGGAGTTTGGTTTATACCTTGGTGCTCATATAGAGCAACTGCTCTCTCCTTTCATTCTTCCAAGAAACAACTTGTCCTCCATATAGACTCACCTGAAACCATTTCCACCAcaacaaaaaaagaacaacCTCTTAAAGAGAGTCTTCTCAAACCATACTGAGACTGCATAAAGCTAAAGCCTTTTCTAGCCCAGACAAAGATAATCATTAACAAAGTCAACATATAAGCTCATAGTAACTAGTACTCAGGAGAGTctctcaaataaataaataaataaataaattgaaagaGTGAAAACCTCAGCACGAGATCCGCTAGGCTCGGACAAAACAATACGAGAGGAACCGTCACGACCGTTGACAACAGTATTCAAAGGCATCGACTTGGGCCTTGACAACCTCGATCTTATTCCCCTCACCAACGGGTTCCCTCCTGTCCCTCTCTTCCACTCCAgctacacacacacacattaaaTTCCCCCAAACATTCAGATGCATGCTTCAATCAAAAACGATGATTCACACAACACCAACCACATATGATCAACACTAATCATGATTCATAAAActgagaagacaaaaaaaaagcttgATGATCGAGAGAGGACATGGACGGAGATCGAGAGTGATGGAGAAACATAGAGATCGTTAGAAAAAATGCTGACCTTGAATTGTTCGAAGATGGCTCTGTTTGATTCTCGGAAAATTTTGTTTCAGTGGGGAGAGAGcttgacgaggaagaagaagaagaaggaaggcCTGTTGCGCATTTGTAGTTGTTCTCTTGGTAACTGCGTAAGCTTTTGATGTTGACACGTGTCCatttgtaatttgtttttggaaaacGATTTTTTGTGTATTTTCTCCTCATATtaactctttattttttgtagataattagaatatatatatacacttaaaCAAAGTCGTTTAGACAAAAAtgcaataataaaaataaaaacaatggaaTATACTTACTAACCTATATAATAAATCCACTTGTCTTAATACAACTATCACTTAATTATGATAGATTAATAACCGCATATCTCTTCATTGTAATATCTAGTTATGTGTGTGACGACggattattattaaattatccACCCAATCTTAATCTGTGGTCATGTTCTCCTCttgcaaacaaaaataatattcctTTCCTTTTGTGACGTTTTTATTCCATTCCAACAGTAATTAAGAGGAAAATTATATTCACGTTTACAGCTTTCACTCCCCCCACACCCtattttataaaagtttcaTTTTGCATATCAAATTAGAGCTTAACCGGATCAATTTAACAACAGCTAAAATTCTCGCAAAGGAATAATTTAATACTCCCTCttttcccgaaagtaagattttatAAAGTGTTTACGcttattaaaaaatcaataaatgtttataatttaatttttttttactttattatacactttccaataacttgttaccaatgaaatttaatcaattcaaatattttcatttaatgttttttaaaagtataaaaaagtaccttaaacatatagaaaatatatctttgtgaaacaagtaaaaaatctaaaacatcttacttttgGAAATGGAGGGAGTATAAACTAATTCATATTTTGGAAGTATTTTATGGAGGTTCAAAAGCAAATTAAAAGCTATATGGCATAATTTTTCATGCATTTCACATCTTAAATCTAGTTTATGTTTGCTAATCAGTTTTATATGAAATTAAAGAGGTTGTTTAGTTACAAGAACAAAAATGAGCTTCTAGTTGTTAAAGGAACCTAAGTAAAGCTTTCAAACCTAAATATAAGGTGCTAATTAAGAGTTGATATAGTGCCGTAGCTTCTTATAATCAGAAGTCAGAACCATGTTCGAATGATGCTTGAACTCCACTTTGAATCACGTCGAGTTGGTGCCAATGCTTTGTCACAAATCTAACACTATTGCCTGCCAAGCGATACGTTACGTAAAAGTACGTTTTACAAAGAAAACATCGAAAGAGGAAGCCATTGAATGATCaatatctatcatttttgttgaaGACATCCCATATCTATTATACCAACTATGTTATATATTCATAGTCACATCAATATACAAAGAAAACAAGTCTAGTTAGTATTAAATAGTATGCAATGGTGTTCAAACTGCTTTTGATTCACGCCACATTAAGTAAgaggagaaaaataaataaaatgagacTAGCAATCTTTATATTAAtctatataatttcttttttgagaATTAAATTACACTATATGATGCTAAATTGAATGTAAATAAGTAGACGGTTCACATTGCACTATAGTATTTAAACTATACAGAGAATGGTGGGGACTGGAAAAATGCgttctatatttttcttaaataaacgAATATTAACTGATAAACTAAAAGTatgaaataaactaaaataaaaggcAAACCGAAAGACTAGATGCCAAATGCAACATGCATTATGTATCGTTTTATATTATCGTAGGCTTAATTCTTATACATGATTATAGTTTAAATTCGTTTTCTAAACTTTGTTTTATTGAAGCtgatctaaaatatattatatataaagatttattAGCTCTTACAAGTGTGAAGCAAATATATCCACGTAGCGAATCTGATTTCGATCAGCTTGATCTCGTTTATGAATTTGGTGGTATAGACAATCATTTCTTGTACTAGTATTAGTGTGGTTTACCTGATTTACTGCTTTGCTTGGTACACAAGAAAGGGTTTAAATCATCAGTGAGATCAAAAGCAATAAGATGGTAACAATTATTCCTAAGAAGAAGATTTTCTTTATGAGAACACAAAGTACATGGCTTAAATATATACAAGACCATGGATTCAAACCACAAGTAACTATGTGCTGAGTTTGGAGATCATCTCTTCCACCAACTTCAACATAGTTCCAGGTATCCTCTCCCCTTCTTGATCAATCTCCCTCATAATCTGCTCAACAATCTCAATCTTTGACTGTTTGTCTTTAATAACATATCCAGAGCAATCCCTCAGCAGAAGCAACAACTCTCTAGCCATTTCTTTACCCCTCCTCGTCCCATCTACACTCACTTGAAGCAGCCCTGGCATCACTCCTTCTCTCAGTATCATTCCTCTGTTCGTCTCTCTATCGAAGCTGCACACACCGAGTAATATCCCCACCGCGTGCTCCTTACACTGAGCCGACCCTTCTTCAATGGCTTCAACCAGAACCTCTATTGCTCCACCGATGCCTGAGATCGATTCTGGTGAATGATGAACTATGTTTTCTAGCAATGATGATGCCTTTTCAGCCAGTTCAGAGGATTTATCACAAGAGTTGATGACTTGAAGCAAAGCGTAGGGTGCTCCTGAAGATACAACGAGGGGGACAATCTGTTGGAGAGTTGATAGGTTGTGTAGTGTTGCTATGCCATCAAGCTTGGCCTGAACCGTTAGTTGATCGAGCCCGATGAGTCCAACTAGTAACTGAATCAACTTGGTTGATGCTATCTTGATCTTGTTTCTGTTGCAAGAAGAGAGGATCAGAAGAAAGGCCATGGCTAGTTCAACTATTACCATCTTGGTTTCTGACTGGAGGATCTCTAGTAACATTTGTACTGCTCCAGCTTTCACAATTCTAACTTTGTTCCTGTAAGATCAATGCAGCAACAGGCCCATGTTGTTACTTTCTATGTTACAAAAAGATATATAGGGCAACAAGCCAATGTTgttattttctatgttttttagaACAGTTAGTTTCTATGTTACAAAAAGATATATAGGGTAACACACAAACAAACTAACCTTTCACTGCCAAAGGCAAGGCTGAGTAATGCAGATAGAGAAACTTCTGTTGTGAGGGAATCTTGAGATTGTAACATTGAGAGCAAAGGAGAAATTATGTCTTTTTCTGCAACCTTTTGTCTTTGCTTCCTGCTTAGATTACTCAGCTCAATAGCTGCTTCTATTTGAGCCTCTCTGTTACCTCTAAGAAGACTCTCCACCACAATCTCTTCCATTGTAGCAGAgcactcttcttcctctctctgtAAATTTTGGTTGATAACTTTACTTGGAAGAAGAGTGAGGGAAGGTGTGGTGGTGATTGGTGTAGTAAATATAATAGGGGAAAAAAACTTGGTTAGTATTTGGTTGCTTTAACAAGCAATGTTATGCTTTTTTTTGAGCATCCATTGTTTCATGTTGAAGCAAACTCACCTAaagcttttttctttctttttgtttgtttgtttagcTTGTAgatatattaagtttattattTATAGGATCTTAAAAACCATAAGGGAAAGCAAGTATCTGTTTGAATATTTTGTTCTTGATTGCATGAGATCTATCCAATGTTGATTCCAGAAGATTGAATCTTTTGCTTTCCTCATGTAGACGCAAGGTAAAAG
The window above is part of the Brassica napus cultivar Da-Ae chromosome C3, Da-Ae, whole genome shotgun sequence genome. Proteins encoded here:
- the LOC106416505 gene encoding putative glucose-6-phosphate 1-epimerase isoform X1, yielding MPLNTVVNGRDGSSRIVLSEPSGSRAEVSLYGGQVVSWKNERREQLLYMSTKAQMKPPKAIRGGLPICFPQFGNFGALERHGFARNRFWSFDNDPSPLPPANQQSTVDLVLKSTEDDLKIWPHRFVSSVSPFHVFISWLNIQFHVCLCCCSFELRVRISISPGKLTIIPRVRNTDPKAFSFMFALRNYLYVSDISEVRVEGLETLDYLDNLMRRERFTEQADAITFDGEIDRVYLNTPTKIAIIDHERKRTIELRKEGMPNAVVWNPWDKKAKSIADMGDEDYTTMLCVDSGAIETPILLKPCEEWRGRQELSIVSSSYCSGQLDPRKVLYGDH
- the LOC106417658 gene encoding U-box domain-containing protein 2 gives rise to the protein MEEIVVESLLRGNREAQIEAAIELSNLSRKQRQKVAEKDIISPLLSMLQSQDSLTTEVSLSALLSLAFGSERNKVRIVKAGAVQMLLEILQSETKMVIVELAMAFLLILSSCNRNKIKIASTKLIQLLVGLIGLDQLTVQAKLDGIATLHNLSTLQQIVPLVVSSGAPYALLQVINSCDKSSELAEKASSLLENIVHHSPESISGIGGAIEVLVEAIEEGSAQCKEHAVGILLGVCSFDRETNRGMILREGVMPGLLQVSVDGTRRGKEMARELLLLLRDCSGYVIKDKQSKIEIVEQIMREIDQEGERIPGTMLKLVEEMISKLST
- the LOC106416505 gene encoding putative glucose-6-phosphate 1-epimerase isoform X2 translates to MPLNTVVNGRDGSSRIVLSEPSGSRAEVSLYGGQVVSWKNERREQLLYMSTKAQMKPPKAIRGGLPICFPQFGNFGALERHGFARNRFWSFDNDPSPLPPANQQSTVDLVLKSTEDDLKIWPHSFELRVRISISPGKLTIIPRVRNTDPKAFSFMFALRNYLYVSDISEVRVEGLETLDYLDNLMRRERFTEQADAITFDGEIDRVYLNTPTKIAIIDHERKRTIELRKEGMPNAVVWNPWDKKAKSIADMGDEDYTTMLCVDSGAIETPILLKPCEEWRGRQELSIVSSSYCSGQLDPRKVLYGDH